A region from the Bacteroidota bacterium genome encodes:
- a CDS encoding alpha/beta fold hydrolase, protein MRVTNDERRATNGTAVAEAPVLRDPETVDLAYPPDLFSFTVESAGERLLGCIYVADGPGPHPTVLLLHGCPGNERNFDLAQALRRCGFNVATMHYRGSWGSGGAFSITGALEDVPATLAFLRQPETAAAFRIDTTRLIPVGHSMGGFAALIAAAADERVPAVAALAAFNFGLHARLMERVPEVRARTVAALGPLVPPLRGATAEGLTEEMAANQGAWDLLDRVPALASRPLLLVGAARDDLAIPSLHHRPLAEAFGDAGTAALAETTFDDDHVFSSHRIALAQVVASWLGAVTAEP, encoded by the coding sequence ATGCGCGTGACGAACGACGAGCGACGAGCGACGAACGGGACGGCGGTTGCCGAGGCTCCGGTTCTACGTGATCCTGAGACGGTGGACCTGGCGTACCCGCCCGATCTGTTCTCATTCACGGTCGAGAGTGCGGGCGAGCGGCTGCTCGGGTGCATCTACGTCGCCGACGGGCCGGGGCCGCACCCGACGGTACTGCTCCTCCACGGCTGCCCCGGCAACGAGCGCAACTTCGACCTCGCACAAGCCCTGCGGCGCTGCGGGTTCAACGTCGCCACGATGCACTACCGGGGCTCGTGGGGCAGCGGCGGGGCCTTCTCGATTACCGGGGCTCTGGAAGATGTGCCGGCCACGCTCGCGTTTCTCCGGCAGCCGGAGACGGCCGCAGCCTTCCGCATCGACACAACACGGCTCATTCCGGTCGGGCACTCGATGGGCGGCTTCGCGGCGCTCATCGCGGCGGCGGCCGACGAGCGCGTCCCAGCCGTGGCCGCCCTCGCGGCGTTCAACTTCGGGCTCCACGCTCGGCTGATGGAGCGTGTCCCGGAGGTGCGCGCCCGCACGGTCGCGGCGCTCGGCCCGCTCGTGCCTCCGCTGCGCGGCGCGACGGCGGAAGGCCTCACCGAAGAAATGGCTGCGAACCAGGGTGCGTGGGACCTCCTCGACCGGGTGCCCGCGCTGGCGAGCCGACCGCTCCTCCTCGTCGGGGCCGCGCGCGACGACCTCGCAATCCCGTCGCTGCACCACCGCCCGCTCGCCGAGGCGTTCGGTGACGCCGGGACGGCAGCGCTCGCCGAGACCACGTTCGACGACGACCACGTCTTCTCCAGCCACCGCATCGCGCTGGCCCAGGTCGTTGCGTCCTGGCTTGGCGCGGTGACAGCCGAGCCGTAG
- a CDS encoding SDR family NAD(P)-dependent oxidoreductase, which produces MQLQDKVAVVTGASRGLGRAFAEALAAKGATVFGLARSEDALKDLHDALGDAFHPVACDVRDRDDVERAFKTVQGEAGRCDVLINNAGLGRFGPVEAYEDEAWNVMMDTNVDGLFFCTRAAIPTMKAQNAEGGFGGHIVNIASVAGLLGNPHISGYNATKFAVRGFSEAIMKELREDGIKVTCVYPGSVETHFADEAGTSGSANPMQPEDIADTVVHVLEAPDNYLISEVMMRPLRPKG; this is translated from the coding sequence ATGCAACTCCAGGACAAAGTCGCCGTCGTCACCGGCGCGAGCCGGGGCCTCGGCCGCGCCTTCGCCGAAGCCCTTGCCGCCAAAGGGGCCACCGTCTTCGGCCTCGCCCGCAGCGAAGACGCCCTCAAGGACCTCCACGACGCCCTCGGCGACGCCTTCCATCCCGTCGCGTGCGACGTGCGCGACCGCGACGACGTGGAGCGCGCCTTCAAGACGGTCCAGGGCGAGGCCGGCCGCTGCGACGTGCTGATCAACAACGCGGGCCTCGGCCGCTTCGGCCCGGTGGAGGCGTACGAGGACGAGGCATGGAACGTGATGATGGACACGAACGTCGACGGCCTCTTCTTCTGCACCCGCGCCGCGATCCCGACGATGAAGGCGCAGAACGCGGAGGGTGGCTTCGGGGGGCACATCGTCAACATCGCCTCCGTCGCCGGCCTGCTTGGCAACCCGCACATCAGCGGCTACAACGCAACCAAGTTCGCCGTGCGCGGCTTCTCCGAGGCCATCATGAAGGAGTTGCGCGAGGACGGGATCAAGGTGACGTGCGTCTACCCCGGCTCGGTCGAGACCCACTTCGCCGACGAGGCGGGGACGAGCGGCTCGGCCAACCCGATGCAGCCCGAGGACATCGCCGACACCGTCGTCCACGTCCTCGAAGCGCCGGACAACTACCTCATCTCCGAGGTCATGATGCGCCCGCTGCGCCCGAAAGGCTGA
- a CDS encoding Crp/Fnr family transcriptional regulator, producing the protein MPDAADAFPFLSEATPTFRDAFVQTARPLHLDAGSPICLEGDLCRHLPLVVRGTGRVYRISETGRALTLYRVEPGESCILTASCVLSARPFPAFAEAETDVEAFAVPAEAFRAWFDASPAWRGYVFDLLARRFADVVELVEAVAFQRVDERLAAHLLTEQNAAGHVVRTHEALAADLGTSREVVSRVLKEFERQGLVTLNRGRVLLDDAAGLAHR; encoded by the coding sequence ATGCCTGACGCGGCTGACGCCTTTCCCTTTCTGTCGGAGGCCACCCCAACGTTTCGGGACGCCTTCGTGCAGACGGCGCGTCCGCTCCACCTCGACGCGGGGTCGCCGATCTGTCTCGAAGGCGACCTGTGCCGTCACCTCCCGCTCGTGGTGCGCGGCACCGGGCGGGTCTACCGGATCAGCGAGACCGGGCGGGCGCTAACCCTCTACCGAGTCGAACCGGGCGAGAGCTGCATCCTCACGGCGTCCTGCGTCCTCAGCGCGCGCCCCTTCCCCGCCTTCGCCGAGGCGGAGACCGATGTGGAAGCCTTCGCCGTACCCGCCGAGGCGTTTCGGGCGTGGTTCGACGCCTCGCCCGCGTGGCGCGGCTACGTGTTCGACCTCCTCGCCCGTCGCTTCGCCGACGTGGTGGAGTTGGTGGAGGCCGTGGCGTTCCAGCGCGTGGACGAGCGCCTCGCGGCCCACCTCCTCACCGAGCAAAACGCAGCGGGGCATGTCGTCCGAACACACGAAGCCCTCGCCGCCGACCTCGGAACCTCGCGCGAGGTCGTGAGCCGAGTGCTCAAAGAGTTCGAGCGCCAGGGCCTCGTCACGCTGAACCGGGGCCGCGTCCTCCTCGACGACGCGGCTGGGCTGGCCCACCGGTGA
- a CDS encoding FAD-dependent oxidoreductase, producing MQTACAIVGGGPAGAVLALLLARRGVPVAVLEKHADLDRSFRGNTLNPAALEILADAGLAERILALPHAKTSHFTAVDAAGEVRFADFGTLATPFPYVLLMQQADFLRLVFEELLRYPHARLVTGADVQALVEEDDVVRGVVYEKDGVRRELRAPLTVACDGRHSALRARAGLRPKPYGVPIDVLWFTLPRCPGDEQEAGAYFRFGRGTMLALMDAGTHWQVGAIIAKDSFPTFRARGLDAFRAGIARTVPAFADRTGVLQSWRQTALLRVQIDRLRRWHRPGFLCIGDAAHAMSPVGMIGINLALQDAACAAERLAGGLLAGRADEDDLRTVQRRREGAVRLVQRAQALAHRLVLAPMLGAPEPRLAAPVRWLMAQPALRRQASRLIAYGRLR from the coding sequence ATGCAGACAGCCTGCGCCATCGTGGGGGGAGGTCCGGCCGGAGCGGTGCTCGCGCTCCTGCTCGCCCGGCGCGGCGTTCCCGTCGCGGTCCTCGAAAAGCACGCCGACCTCGACCGCAGCTTCCGGGGCAACACGCTGAACCCGGCCGCGCTGGAGATCCTGGCCGACGCCGGCCTCGCTGAGCGCATCCTCGCGCTCCCGCACGCCAAGACCTCCCACTTCACTGCTGTCGACGCCGCCGGCGAGGTGCGGTTCGCCGACTTCGGCACCCTCGCCACGCCCTTCCCCTACGTCCTCCTGATGCAGCAGGCCGACTTCCTGCGGCTCGTCTTCGAGGAACTGCTCCGCTACCCGCACGCCCGCCTCGTCACCGGAGCCGACGTGCAGGCGCTGGTCGAAGAGGACGACGTCGTGCGCGGCGTGGTCTACGAAAAAGACGGAGTGCGGCGCGAACTCCGCGCCCCGCTCACCGTCGCCTGCGACGGCCGGCACTCGGCGCTCCGCGCCCGGGCCGGGCTGCGGCCGAAGCCGTACGGCGTGCCCATCGACGTGCTGTGGTTTACCCTCCCGCGGTGCCCCGGCGACGAGCAGGAGGCCGGGGCCTATTTCCGGTTCGGGCGCGGCACCATGCTGGCGCTGATGGACGCCGGCACGCACTGGCAGGTCGGGGCGATCATTGCCAAAGACAGCTTCCCCACGTTCCGCGCGCGCGGCCTCGACGCCTTCCGCGCCGGCATCGCCCGCACGGTGCCGGCTTTCGCCGACCGAACGGGCGTGCTCCAGAGCTGGCGGCAGACGGCGCTGCTGCGGGTGCAGATCGACCGGCTCCGGCGGTGGCACCGCCCCGGCTTTCTGTGCATCGGCGACGCGGCGCACGCGATGAGTCCCGTCGGGATGATCGGGATCAACCTGGCCCTCCAGGACGCGGCCTGCGCCGCCGAGCGCTTGGCCGGCGGCCTCCTCGCGGGACGGGCGGACGAGGACGACTTGCGGACCGTGCAGCGCCGGCGCGAGGGGGCCGTGCGGCTCGTGCAGCGCGCGCAGGCGCTCGCCCACCGCCTCGTGCTGGCCCCGATGCTGGGCGCGCCCGAGCCCCGGCTGGCTGCGCCCGTGCGCTGGCTCATGGCGCAGCCCGCGCTCCGGCGGCAGGCGTCGCGGCTGATCGCCTACGGTAGGCTGCGCTGA
- a CDS encoding RNA methyltransferase — MPSLPSPSFVFGDRSFTPAKVIRHLAPFVGDDRQARIEAVVTGRTVSVVPVLERVHDLGNVNAVLRSAEGLGYGAAHLVGLQGDAAAWAQERDPDESRVEGGTGRARRQSQGADKWLDLHLWPDAASACDGLRAQGYRIAATHLAADAVPIGAVDFTVPTALVFGNERDGISDALLARADLNVVLPIDGFIQSYNISVAAALGLYHARQDRLRRQGFHGDLSGDERLALAARYYVHSVKAAAPILARIARGESR, encoded by the coding sequence GTGCCTTCGCTGCCCTCGCCTTCCTTCGTCTTCGGCGACCGCTCGTTCACGCCCGCCAAGGTGATCCGGCACCTCGCGCCCTTCGTCGGCGACGACCGGCAGGCGCGCATCGAGGCCGTCGTGACTGGGCGAACGGTGAGTGTCGTGCCGGTCCTGGAGCGGGTCCACGACCTCGGCAACGTCAACGCGGTCCTCCGCAGCGCCGAGGGGCTAGGCTACGGCGCGGCGCACCTCGTGGGCCTGCAAGGCGACGCCGCCGCCTGGGCGCAGGAGCGGGACCCGGACGAGTCCCGCGTCGAAGGCGGGACGGGGCGGGCGCGGCGGCAGAGCCAGGGGGCCGACAAGTGGCTCGACCTCCACCTCTGGCCGGACGCGGCCTCGGCGTGCGACGGGCTGAGGGCCCAGGGCTACCGCATCGCCGCCACCCACCTCGCCGCCGACGCCGTCCCCATCGGCGCGGTCGACTTCACCGTCCCGACCGCGCTCGTCTTCGGCAACGAGCGCGACGGCATCTCGGACGCCCTCCTCGCCCGTGCCGACCTGAACGTCGTCCTCCCGATTGACGGGTTTATCCAGAGCTACAACATCTCCGTCGCCGCCGCGCTCGGGCTCTACCACGCCCGGCAGGACCGGCTCCGCCGGCAGGGATTTCACGGCGACCTCTCTGGCGACGAGCGCCTCGCCCTCGCCGCCCGCTACTACGTCCACTCGGTCAAGGCCGCCGCCCCGATCCTCGCCCGCATCGCCCGTGGCGAAAGTCGGTGA
- a CDS encoding undecaprenyl-diphosphate phosphatase, translated as MAWWEALVLGLVQGLAEFLPVSSSGHLVLGQYLLGVREPDITFEVFVHFGTVLSIVTVYWRRIGTILREFFRALAHPAQLRAALRPGPIEHTPPEPLDAESRTAPPSGAVRLALFVLLSMVPTGVVYVLFADTLEGLFEAPRFVCGMLLVTGVLLLLIRFRPHPDGHFSAGKALLAGLAQSAALVPGISRSGSTISTAIYLNVDRKDAADFSFLMSLPVIVGATGLKVLDLFGAGAETDWLPLVLGTVVAYASGIWAIRVVIAFVQRGDLQYFAYYCFAAGTLGLLFIQ; from the coding sequence ATGGCTTGGTGGGAAGCCCTCGTCCTCGGCCTCGTCCAGGGCCTGGCCGAGTTTCTGCCCGTCTCCTCGTCCGGTCACCTCGTCCTCGGGCAGTACCTCCTCGGCGTGCGGGAGCCGGACATCACCTTCGAGGTGTTCGTCCACTTCGGGACCGTGCTCTCGATCGTCACCGTCTACTGGCGGCGCATCGGGACGATCCTGCGCGAGTTTTTCCGGGCCCTCGCGCACCCGGCGCAGCTCCGCGCCGCGCTCCGGCCCGGCCCCATCGAGCACACGCCGCCCGAGCCGCTCGACGCCGAGAGCCGTACCGCGCCGCCGTCCGGGGCGGTCCGCCTCGCGCTCTTCGTGCTCCTCTCGATGGTCCCGACCGGCGTCGTGTACGTCCTCTTCGCCGACACGCTGGAAGGACTCTTCGAGGCCCCGAGGTTCGTCTGCGGGATGCTCCTCGTGACCGGCGTGCTACTCCTCCTGATCCGCTTCCGGCCGCACCCTGACGGGCACTTCTCGGCCGGCAAGGCGCTGCTGGCCGGCCTCGCCCAGAGCGCCGCCCTCGTCCCCGGCATCTCGCGCTCCGGCTCGACGATCTCGACGGCGATCTACCTCAACGTGGACCGCAAGGACGCCGCCGACTTCTCGTTCCTGATGTCGCTCCCGGTGATCGTGGGGGCGACGGGACTCAAGGTGCTCGACCTCTTCGGAGCGGGCGCGGAGACCGACTGGCTGCCGCTCGTGCTCGGGACGGTCGTAGCCTACGCCTCCGGCATCTGGGCGATCCGCGTCGTGATCGCGTTCGTGCAGCGCGGCGACCTTCAGTACTTCGCCTACTACTGCTTCGCCGCC
- the yajC gene encoding preprotein translocase subunit YajC — MLSTPALSFFLLQVAPEGGGLVGLLLPFLLVFVVFYFFIIRPQKKREDTRKAMISAVKKGDRIVTIGGVHATVTKVDENSVLAQVDDNVKLRFDKNAVASVQTKD; from the coding sequence ATGCTTTCTACGCCTGCCCTTTCATTTTTCCTCCTCCAAGTAGCACCCGAAGGCGGAGGGCTGGTAGGGCTGCTCCTCCCCTTCCTGCTCGTCTTCGTCGTCTTCTACTTTTTCATCATCCGCCCCCAGAAGAAGCGGGAAGACACCCGCAAGGCCATGATCTCGGCCGTAAAAAAAGGCGACCGGATCGTAACCATCGGCGGCGTCCACGCGACCGTCACGAAGGTCGACGAGAACAGCGTGCTGGCGCAGGTGGACGACAATGTCAAGCTCCGCTTCGACAAGAACGCCGTCGCCTCGGTGCAGACGAAGGACTAG
- a CDS encoding NFACT RNA binding domain-containing protein, producing the protein MLLTYYTLHALAAEWDASLRGATVQDAYSQNRAELSVALAGADDWTLAAVVRPELRLLFRNPGYGRARRNSAGLFEAAHGRRVEAVRAAERDRVVFVDLGGGMRFQVQLFGPRPNVWLAEGERVLEAFQSDDAWEDEAPPAPRPAPAVETFADFEARWRDNRKVVAQAVQAAMPLFDRALAEEAVARAGAATGSPADVTEPERRALFGAAQEIEAELAEPAPHILWRGARAEAFALLDLRSADAGLREERFGTVDEAVRVYARRRLAQQHFDARYEPLEKRLAASARRLRRSADRMLEELANESRADTYERCGHLLMAQATQQPAGHDTVTLPDLLGDQSDVTIPLDEALTGIENAERYYGKARRTRAARAHAESRREHVHADADAVEALLARLRALDRLPDLQAFLEEEKDALGALLGRSGAGEASEPFRRFPLPGGYEAWVGKNAKGNAELTTRYASPHDLWLHARDVPGSHVVIRRASKTAMPDRRTVEQAAALAAHFSQAKTQSLVPVTVTERKYVRPVKGGPPGLVRIDREDVVMVEPKAPNDE; encoded by the coding sequence ATGCTCCTCACCTACTACACGCTCCACGCCCTCGCCGCCGAGTGGGACGCCTCGCTCCGCGGCGCGACCGTTCAGGACGCCTACTCACAGAACCGCGCCGAGCTGTCGGTCGCGCTCGCGGGCGCAGACGACTGGACGCTCGCTGCGGTTGTCCGGCCCGAGTTGCGGCTGCTGTTTCGCAACCCCGGCTACGGCCGAGCCCGCCGCAACAGCGCCGGCCTGTTCGAGGCCGCGCACGGGCGGCGCGTCGAGGCAGTGCGAGCGGCCGAGCGAGACCGCGTGGTGTTCGTCGACCTCGGGGGCGGCATGCGGTTTCAGGTCCAGCTCTTCGGCCCGCGCCCGAACGTGTGGCTGGCCGAGGGCGAGCGCGTGCTCGAAGCCTTCCAGTCGGACGATGCCTGGGAGGACGAGGCCCCGCCCGCGCCGCGTCCGGCTCCGGCGGTCGAGACGTTCGCGGACTTCGAGGCGCGGTGGCGCGATAACCGGAAGGTGGTCGCCCAGGCCGTGCAGGCGGCGATGCCGCTCTTCGACCGGGCGCTCGCCGAGGAGGCCGTCGCCCGCGCCGGGGCCGCGACCGGATCGCCTGCTGACGTGACCGAGCCCGAGCGACGCGCTCTGTTCGGGGCCGCGCAGGAAATAGAGGCCGAGCTTGCCGAGCCTGCGCCGCACATCCTCTGGCGAGGGGCTCGCGCCGAGGCGTTCGCGCTCCTCGACCTGCGGAGTGCCGACGCGGGGCTGCGCGAGGAGCGCTTCGGGACCGTCGACGAGGCGGTCCGCGTCTACGCCCGCCGCCGCCTCGCCCAGCAGCACTTCGACGCGCGCTACGAGCCACTCGAAAAACGGCTCGCCGCCTCGGCCCGCCGCCTCCGCCGCAGCGCCGACCGGATGCTGGAGGAACTCGCCAACGAGAGCCGCGCCGACACCTACGAGCGCTGCGGGCACCTCCTCATGGCCCAGGCCACGCAGCAGCCCGCCGGGCACGACACCGTCACGCTCCCCGACCTGCTCGGCGATCAGTCCGACGTGACGATCCCGCTCGACGAAGCCCTCACCGGAATCGAGAACGCCGAGCGCTACTACGGCAAGGCCCGCCGCACGCGTGCGGCCCGCGCCCATGCCGAGAGCCGGAGGGAGCACGTCCACGCCGACGCCGACGCCGTCGAGGCACTCCTCGCCCGGCTCCGCGCGCTCGACCGCCTGCCCGACCTGCAAGCCTTTCTGGAAGAAGAAAAAGACGCCCTCGGCGCACTTCTTGGTCGCTCCGGCGCGGGCGAGGCGAGCGAGCCGTTCCGCCGGTTCCCGCTCCCCGGCGGGTACGAGGCGTGGGTCGGCAAGAACGCGAAGGGCAACGCCGAGCTGACGACCCGCTACGCGAGCCCGCACGACCTCTGGCTGCACGCCCGCGACGTGCCCGGCTCCCACGTCGTCATCCGGCGCGCGAGCAAGACTGCCATGCCGGACCGCCGGACCGTCGAGCAGGCGGCAGCGCTCGCGGCCCACTTCAGCCAGGCCAAAACGCAGTCGCTCGTCCCCGTCACCGTCACCGAGCGGAAGTACGTCCGCCCCGTCAAAGGTGGCCCGCCCGGTCTCGTCCGCATCGACCGTGAGGACGTGGTGATGGTCGAGCCGAAGGCTCCGAACGACGAATAA
- a CDS encoding DUF2892 domain-containing protein — protein MKKNMGSLDRTLRVAAAVLVVVLYFAGVISGAVTVVLGVIAVVLVLTSFIGICPAYLPFGLSTRRSGG, from the coding sequence ATGAAAAAGAACATGGGTTCCCTCGACCGCACCCTGCGCGTCGCCGCCGCTGTCCTCGTCGTCGTGCTCTACTTTGCCGGCGTCATCAGCGGAGCTGTCACGGTTGTGCTGGGCGTCATCGCCGTCGTGCTTGTCCTCACGAGCTTCATCGGCATCTGCCCGGCCTATCTGCCCTTCGGCCTCTCGACGCGCCGGAGCGGAGGCTAA